A portion of the Glycine max cultivar Williams 82 chromosome 10, Glycine_max_v4.0, whole genome shotgun sequence genome contains these proteins:
- the LOC100817665 gene encoding ABC transporter C family member 10 isoform X3, with amino-acid sequence MAGFWSVFCGESGCSEAGRMPCSYDFRLLIDPSTCVNHLLNSCFDVLLLIMLACIMIQKSSLKPSRGLTQVQRYSYFQLVSAIANGALGLTLLCFGIWVLEEKLRKNQTALPLNWWLLEIFHGLTWLLVSLTITLKLKQLPKAWSRPFSVLIFLVSDFFCASSVFYAISSRELSLKISSDILSFLGAILLLLCTYKESKHRDTDSEIDENLYAPLNGESNKNDSIRYVTPFAKTGFFGRMTFWWLNPLMKMGKEKTLHDEDIPRLREEDRAESCYLLFLDQLNRQKLNDQSWQPSVLRTIILCHWKEILISGFFALLKVVALSSGPLLLNSFILVAEGNESFKYEGFVLAISLFFTKNIESLSQRQWYFRCRLIGLKVRSLLTAAIYRKQLRLSNSARLMHSSGEIMNYVTVDAYRIGEFPYWFHQTWTTSFQLCISLVILFRAVGWATIASLVVIVITVLCNTPLAKLQHKFQSKLMVTQDDRLKACSEALVNMKVLKLYAWETNFRSSIERLRNEELKWLSAVQLRKAYNTFLFWSSPVLVSAASFGACYFLNVPLHANNVFTFVATLRLVQDPIRTIPDVIGVVIQAKVAFARIVKFLEAPELQSVNITQRCLNENKRGSILIKSADFSWEDNVSKPTLRNINLEVRPGQKVAICGEVGSGKSTLLAAILREVLNTQGTTEVYGKFAYVSQTAWIQTGTIKENILFGAAMDAEKYQETLHRSSLLKDLELFPHGDLTEIGERGVNLSGGQKQRIQLARALYQNADIYLLDDPFSAVDAHTATNLFNEYIMEGLAGKTVLLVTHQVDFLPAFDSVLLMSDGEIIEAAPYYHLLSSSQEFQDLVNAHKETAGSDRLVEVTSPQKQSNSAREIRKTSTEQHYEASKGDQLIKQEEREKGDQGFKPYIQYLNQNKGYIYFSVAALSHLTFVVGQILQNSWMAASVDNPQVSTLQLILVYLLIGVISTLFLLMRSLFVVALGLQSSKSLFSQLLNSLFRAPMSFYDSTPLGRILSRVSSDLSIVDLDVPFGFVFAVGATMNCYANLTVLAVVTWQVLFVSIPMIYFAISLQRYYFASAKELMRLNGTTKSFVANHLAESVAGAVTIRAFEEEDRFFEKNLDLIDVNASPYFQSFAANEWLIQRLETVSAVVLASAALCMVVLPPGTFSSGFIGMALSYGLSLNMSLVFSIQNQCNIANYIISVERLNQYMHIPSEAPEVIAGNRPPANWPVAGRVQINELQIRYRPDAPLVLRGITCTFEGGHKIGIVGRTGSGKSTLIGALFRLVEPAGGKIIVDGIDICSIGLHDLRSRFGIIPQDPTLFNGTVRYNLDPLSQHSDQEIWEALGKCQLQETVQEKEEGLDSSVVEAGANWSMGQRQLFCLGRALLRRSRILVLDEATASIDNATDLILQKTIRTEFSDCTVITVAHRIPTVMDCTKVLAISDGKLVEYDEPMNLIKREGSLFGKLVKEYWSHFQSAESH; translated from the exons ATGGCGGGTTTTTGGAGCGTGTTTTGTGGGGAATCTGGTTGTTCAGAGGCTGGAAGAATGCCTTGCAGCTATGATTTTAGGCTTCTCATTGATCCTTCCACTTGTGTCAACCATTTGTTGAATTCTTGCTTTGATGTGTTGCTGCTTATCATGCTTGCATGCATTATGATCCAGAAATCATCATTAAAACCATCTCGTGGTCTAACACAGGTGCAAAGATATTCATATTTTCAGCTAGTTTCTGCCATAGCCAACGGTGCTCTTGGGTTGACACTTTTGTGCTTTGGCATTTGGGTTTtagaagaaaagttgaggaaaaaCCAAACTGCGTTGCCTCTTAATTGGTGGTTGCTAGAAATCTTTCATGGATTAACATGGTTGTTAGTGAGTTTAACAATAACTCTTAAGTTGAAACAACTTCCAAAAGCATGGTCAAGGCCTTTTTCTGTTCTAATCTTCTTGGTTTCTGATTTTTTCTGTGCTTCATCAGTGTTTTATGCAATTAGTAGCAGAGAACTATCCCTTAAGATCTCTTCAGATATTCTATCTTTTCTTGGGGcgatattattgttattatgcaCGTATAAGGAATCCAAGCATAGGGACACTGACAGTGAAATTGATGAAAATCTTTATGCCCCCTTAAATGGTGAGTCCAACAAAAATGATTCTATTAGATATGTAACCCCATTTGCCAAAACTGGATTCTTTGGCAGAATGACATTTTGGTGgttgaatccattgatgaaaatGGGCAAAGAGAAAACACTTCATGATGAAGACATTCCGCGGTTGCGGGAGGAGGATCGAGCAGAAAGTTGTTATTTGCTGTTTCTGGATCAATTGAACCGACAGAAACTGAACGATCAATCCTGGCAGCCATCAGTTTTGAGGACAATAATTTTATGCCATTGGAAAGAAATTTTAATATCAGGATTCTTTGCATTGCTAAAGGTAGTTGCTCTGTCTTCAGGACCTCTTCTTCTGAATTCTTTTATATTGGTTGCTGAGGGTAACGAGAGTTTCAAATATGAAGGTTTTGTGTTGGCCATATcacttttctttacaaaaaacaTAGAATCCTTATCACAAAGGCAATGGTACTTCCGCTGCCGACTCATTGGTCTGAAAGTTAGGTCGTTGCTAACTGCAGCCATTTATAGAAAACAATTGAGGTTATCCAATTCTGCTAGATTGATGCACTCTAGTGGTGAGATAATGAATTATGTGACTGTGGATGCTTATAGAATTGGTGAATTTCCCTATTGGTTTCACCAGACTTGGACAACAAGCTTTCAGCTATGTATCTCATTAGTAATACTTTTTCGTGCTGTTGGATGGGCAACAATTGCCTCCTTGGTGGTGATAGTAATCACTGTGCTTTGCAATACTCCACTCGCAAAGTTACAGCACAAGTTTCAAAGCAAACTTATGGTGACACAAGATGATAGATTGAAGGCTTGTTCTGAGGCTCTTGTGAATATGAAGGTGTTGAAGTTGTATGCGTGGGAAACCAATTTTAGAAGTTCTATAGAGAGATTAAGGAATGAGGAGCTCAAATGGTTGTCTGCAGTGCAATTAAGAAAGGCATACAACACCTTTCTCTTTTGGTCCTCTCCTGTGTTGGTCTCTGCTGCTTCCTTTGGGGCATGTTACTTTCTTAATGTTCCATTGCATGCAAATAATGTTTTCACTTTTGTTGCAACTTTGCGCCTTGTTCAAGATCCAATCAGAACCATCCCTGATGTTATTGGGGTGGTCATTCAGGCAAAAGTCGCGTTTGCTCGGATTGTCAAATTCCTGGAGGCACCTGAACTTCAGAGTGTAAATATCACACAAAGGTGTCTCAATGAGAATAAGAGGGGTTCAATTTTAATCAAGTCTGCTGACTTTTCATGGGAAGATAATGTATCAAAGCCAACACTGAGAAACATAAATTTGGAGGTTAGACCAGGGCAAAAGGTGGCTATCTGTGGAGAGGTTGGCTCAGGCAAATCAACTCTCTTAGCAGCAATTCTCAGAGAAGTTCTTAATACTCAGGGGACA ACTGAGGTTTATGGGAAGTTTGCCTATGTTTCTCAAACAGCATGGATACAGACAGGTACAATAAAGGAGAATATATTGTTTGGAGCAGCTATGGATgctgaaaaatatcaagaaACACTTCACAGGTCTTCACTATTGAAGGACCTTGAGTTGTTTCCGCATGGTGATCTCACTGAAATAGGGGAGAGAGGAGTCAATCTGAGTGGAGGTCAGAAGCAGCGAATTCAACTTGCACGTGCACTATATCAGAATGCTGATATATATCTCTTGGATGATCCATTCAGTGCTGTTGATGCACATACTGCAACAAATTTGTTTAAT GAATACATAATGGAAGGACTTGCAGGGAAAACAGTCTTGCTCGTTACTCATCAAGTTGACTTCCTTCCAGCATTTGATTCTGTTTTG TTGATGTCAGATGGGGAAATCATAGAAGCTGCTCCGTATTACCATTTGTTGAGCTCAAGCCAAGAATTTCAGGACCTTGTGAATGCCCACAAAGAGACTGCTGGTTCTGACCGACTTGTGGAAGTTACTTCTCCGCAGAAACAATCAAATAGTGCTagagaaattagaaaaacatctACGGAGCAGCATTATGAAGCATCAAAAGGTGATCAATTGATTAAgcaagaagagagagagaaaggagaccAAGGGTTCAAACCGTATATACAGTATCTGAATCAGAACAAAGGATATATATACTTCTCTGTGGCTGCTCTTTCTCACCTAACATTTGTGGTTGGCCAAATATTGCAAAACTCATGGATGGCCGCTAGTGTTGACAATCCTCAAGTCAGCACTTTGCAATTGATTCTTGTTTACTTGCTGATTGGAGTTATTTCAACACTATTCTTGTTGATGAGAAGTCTTTTTGTAGTTGCTttgggccttcaatcatcaAAGTCTTTGTTTTCACAGTTACTGAACTCCCTTTTTCGTGCCCCCATGTCATTTTATGACTCCACTCCTTTAGGAAGGATACTTAGTAGG GTCTCCTCAGATCTCAGCATTGTGGACCTTGATGTCCCATTTGGCTTTGTTTTTGCTGTGGGAGCCACTATGAATTGCTATGCTAATCTAACCGTTTTAGCTGTTGTTACTTGGCAAGTCTTGTTTGTCTCCATACCAATGATTTATTTTGCAATCAGCCTGCAG agATATTACTTTGCCTCTGCAAAAGAACTGATGCGGCTGAATGGCACCACAAAATCCTTTGTTGCTAACCATCTTGCTGAATCTGTTGCTGGAGCTGTGACAATAAGGGCTTTTGAGGAGGAAGATcgtttttttgagaaaaatcttGATCTGATTGATGTCAATGCGAGTCCTTACTTCCAAAGTTTTGCAGCAAATGAGTGGTTGATTCAACGATTAGAAACAGTCAGTGCTGTTGTTCTTGCATCTGCGGCACTATGCATGGTTGTACTTCCACCTGGAACTTTCTCCTCTG GATTTATTGGCATGGCTCTCTCTTATGGCCTTTCACTTAACATGTCCTTAgtattttcaattcaaaatcaatGCAACATAGCCAATTATATAATATCAGTGGAGAGGCTAAATCAGTACATGCATATACCAAGTGAGGCTCCAGAAGTAATAGCAGGAAATCGTCCTCCTGCGAATTGGCCAGTTGCTGGTAGAGTACAAATAAACGAATTGCAG ATACGTTATAGGCCTGATGCGCCACTAGTACTTCGTGGAATCACATGCACATTTGAAGGAGGCCACAAGATTGGTATTGTTGGCAGAACAGGCAGTGGAAAGTCTACTCTTATAGGCGCCTTATTCCGTCTAGTAGAGCCAGCAGGTGGAAAAATCATTGTTGATGGCATTGACATTTGCTCCATTGGTCTCCATGATTTGAGGTCCCGTTTTGGTATTATACCTCAGGATCCTACTCTTTTTAATGGGACAGTCAGATACAATTTGGACCCATTATCACAACACTCTGATCAAGAGATATGGGAG